GTTCctaaaaagggaaaaaatacaaattataaaagaaataaataaaataaataaattcacatgttaaaatttttttttttaacattttatgaaaGCCTTAATCATACTATATTATGATGTTCTTTAAGAAGCTAAATAGCATTTTCTGAACATACTAAATGTGTCTTTGCTAACTTTTGAAAGACcttgttaaaatgttgttaaaaaagcttattaaTTTCATAGCACTTGTGAAAGAAAGTCTTAAGGCAACTAAATAACCTCGATAATTTACGCCAAAATGGTTTGTATAAGATTTGCTGTTGTTACTTTACAAATCAAAAACTAGCCTGTATTGACACTATTGGAAAtcaaattgttagttgggaatgGTTTAATAGCTTGTTTCACTAGATCCcaacccaactaacatttcagcttcggttaaggtattacaaaagctacatttcagcttcttttaaactttagtaaggttgttgggcatggaaaaaggagaacgttatacaagtttgaccctctataaggatcttaaacgaagctttaccgaagctcaaccgaagctttgagatttgacagatagtttCGGAAgcgcttgtatagctctttaatacatgtcttatcgaaattaaaaaaaaaaaactacaaaaacagaaaagaattcttttttaactggttttaaatcatgaattttatcttttgatctgatattttatataacattccattagtttttagtatatctattaataataattttaaaggtatataatttttttaccacacccaggaatcgaacttcgtatctgcttggtggtagagtccaccactctacccactcggccatcctagtatattcattaatgaaatcaaaaacttaatcagttcaaatagcaaaaaaaatgtccgagctaaattattcaatgtcaaaaccaaaaagtgtccgagctagattatttaatatcaaaaccaaaaatcaaatacaaaacttagtaatttctgtaaagcttctataaattcattaaacaggctaataagaaaaacaagtttttttcgtttaagtttctttaatagtatttaaacaacttattagaagttgttaaacaagtccgaacttctataagcagttaaattctgaagcaagctcaatacaagctgtatacaaagtagaacctacacggagaaaaaataaggtatgaaccaccttatttctggtatatttaactttaatgtaaagtttaaatagggatgactccccaataaaatggaatttaccttacttttctagtaaatttatagcttatgattaactttacagtaaagcctttttttgtatgaatttctaatagaaattactagaaatttaggtacatattttaccttactataaggctgaaaatactgatttttaaagtaaatggAAGGTATGTAATTTAGTTacagattggatcaaataaagtcaatttcatttttattgatgacatttttctaaataaaattgtatgcatttatcttacaaaaattaaaataaaaaaagtgatttttgtaattattgaaaagcataaaaaaagtaagtaacgtatgaccctgttatgtttttcaataattacataaattacctagtttattataatttttgtaaggtgcaaacaaacaattttatttaggaaaatatcatcaataaaaatggaattgactttatttgatccaatttttttctaattcttcatgaattaaTTAGATTGAATGAACATATATTATtctaacacaagaaaaaaaatttgctatccGTAATTACGGAGCCAATAACAACGCATAAAAGAACagaaaaagtaatgaaaacatttcactttcaaaagaaaaacacaaatgagaaaagaatttttaagattttatttctttattaattattccgcacccggacacctaaaagctttgacaaaaaaaaatttccaaaacacatggaagacaaaatggcagacttttcaatgacagcaaTTAAGAGTTATTACTATGTATAggggaaaattcctagaattaggtaatattattaccttagtgtaaggtaaaacttattcatagaatagttaaatttgtaaaatatcttttactagaatcttaaagtgaaaagagtcatacacttttttggatgaaggtttattttactctacgtaaagaaaatattgctactcgtaaggtatatactactttattttgttcaccataattttcttgtaaaaattactttacggagccaagaaatgttcaatacgtaaggtaaattttacttaaaatctagggctttttactttaatttccttactagtcatatggagtataaaatactagattcatttttctccgtgtacgagatttcaatttatagaagctgttgtgctagttgggaaaTGAAATAATTACGCAAACTATCTTATTTCGAATGCTAAAtcgcatagaaaaaaaataaagtttgaaaTTTGAACGAAAAATGGCTATAATAGACTTCGCAAATTATatcatttcaaatgtcaaatcgtatagaaaattttgaactttgCTAATTTGGCAAACTATCTagagtgtgtttctttattttttccggaTAGGGAATAGAATAGACCGGAgggacaaaaaaatttatccagaacgcaaaaataaataaacagaaaaagcTTAGATAGAATGTCAATCAGTTCAACcacattttttagttaaaacacaaACATTATATAAAATCgtcttttattatttcttatatttctATTTGCATGCATAAGatagagaaataaaaacaattagaataaaaactcttgtattaataaattattttttcccacaatttgtatttatttatgtgCAAGAATTGCTTCAGAgcgaattttaattttgtttttgttgaacaaATGACAGCTTCTCACTACACCTACACACAACTGtgtatgtgtaaaaaaaatattccataaatTCCAGGTCTGATTTGGAATAAAAAGAATGCATTCCAAATATTCCGGAATGTataaagaaacaataaaaaagtttatccGGAATATTCCAAGCAGTGTtgccattaaaatattttgaaaaatctgcagaaacgatgaaaaaaaatctgcaatgaAGAAAATTGCGAACAGGTgtcagctaaaattaatttcgagAATAATTTTTCTCGctgaaattgttaaatttgtatcaatagctgcgttcctttggaaatatttaggCTCAACTTTCCTTTAGGGTCGCACGAATTTTAATACgcgaataattttatgtgaaagATTAATgactaaaagtaataaaaataacaattttaaagttaggaaacgtgtatttatatttttaattaattttttaaagttcattttttcatacaaatgcaTGCAAATGACGaccgcgaagaaaaaaaaaaatttttttgaagttctttTTACATACCCAAACTTGTCCCCAGCTCAAATCCTATAGTGagcccaagcaggggggttgcaggggggcagcatgcccccccATACGCATCTCAACTTTTATAcgcctcaaacttcaaattcttcgtggtcgtcatttgcatacattttgtatgaaaaatttaaatatttattttttaatcatactTAGGGGTGTTTCCTaaccttaatattttaaaggtaTTCTATTGAGACCCTAAGCTcactgtaaaaaataaaatcacaactcTAGGCGTGCGACCCTAATGGAAAGTCGCCccaatatttatctactttttagtacttaaaactactttgaactactttgctatactgaaaaagtagttcaaagctgctttaagtactaaaaagtagataaatatttccaaaggaacgtaGCTAAAGAAACACACTCCTAGTGTAAATAGGCTTTAAAAAATATGTGGGTATCCAGCGCGGACTTATTCCCTTGATTAATCTGTTTCACACTTAATGGATTTTTATCCGTCTGACCATCAGACCAGGCCATGTCTGTCCAACATGTTTAATAGTGTGGATCTTTCtaattacttttgtttttttactatgGGTGTGAGCGAGACGACTGTATATCAGTTTGTTAATAAAACAGTTCAGCTTGATATGTTTTCATTTGCTACCTCTTTCTTTCATTCCGTACGATGTGTCCTATCCTTGTCATTCTCATTTGTTGTATTATACCTGAATGCAGAAGAGCATGGCAGAAGAGTCCATTTTGTATTGTTCAAAATTTTCACTTCATTCATTTTTCGCTCGTTGACGCGTGGAGCCGCATTTTTcgtaaaataattatatttccagttaattaaaatataaatttaactaaaataaaaatgaatcgtGCAAGAAGAACTAACCAAAACTTTGTTCAAGCAAATGTAAGTAAAACATgtttgttttttcataattaattaatatagAATTAGATTTTATTTGTGAATGCTTGGGTATTTCCTAATACATATACATCAAATTATGTACCTAGGAAGCCggtgaaaaatcgattttcattatcttgaaatatttttgtatctatacTTGGAAacaagttaaattttatttcttaacatttatagattcttgagaaaaaataaagaaaattctaATATTATGCATGATGAAAAAAGTACCTAgcataaatcaataaattgttttgtaCCTGCAgaagatgaatttttaatgaggtCAGCCATGTTTTTCCCTTTGTGTAAAttatgtaaaagaaaaaaataggtacctaccaataaaatcaattatttttaggttttttcttTTCGTGCATTTATTAAACAATCTGTTTCTGTATGTTAAGATTGTGGAcacaataaaaacattaatttatttttacaataacATTTCGTGATGATTCacaaattaatttcataattATTGCAAATAGGTAGGTTTAAAGTTGTCTAGGACATAGCATCTAGTTTCCagatgcaaaaaatattttaatgcttCAATTGTAGCATTGTTTTactattcaattaaaaatcttagcgcaaaattttaaattttaattttaaagcccTTTAAGTAATTTAGCATGTCAAAAGCAGATTGATTTTTAGCTaagtaaattactaaaatggctttagcaccatttttttcacaattgaACACAATttgaggatttttatcttcaacttccGAATTTACACTAAAAGTTGACCTTCGATTTTCAACTCGAGAGTTGGTCAACTTTAGATTTCCTCAACTCCCCGAAAAGTAGAAGTTGGGCagaaaacttgagattttcgatgaaaatgtcatgttttttatttgagaaaTTGTTTCACTTGAGGTAGGTATATTGTGGtacaaaaaaagtgaaattgtaCGCatagtttttcgaaaaaaaatatttgcatatgGAAGCTTGGACTAAAGAGTAGTCAATAAATAGGAAGAATTGACAATTATTATCAAAATAGAAACATACAAGTGCATTTCCGCTTAAATTTATGTTAATTATTGctgcattttaaataaaactcctGAATAAGTCCAAACTGCAAACACTTATATACCAATCTTACACATTTCCCGCCAATAGTTCTTAAAACgctagttaatatttttttttatcaaaaacacacacaactGCGAGcaaattgatattattttttttcaaaaaattatttttttttcaaaaaaaaaatttcaaaaaattttttttttcaaaaaaaaaaagacaaaataatttatgaaaaatatttatttaaaatagatattagctgtgttttattttcctcatgATCCTGATCAGATcaatgtttttattagctttacaacaaaagcaggattttgttttgttattgtttcgcaaataaatcaatgatctgatccggatcacgaggaaaataaaacagctattatttaaacttattaaacatttttatcacAAACAAagcataaaacacacaaaactcCTATTGAAATGACATATACGACAGCACTTCAAACTTGAAATTGACATATTTGTATTAACTGTCACAAATATCctaggaatattttttaaactggaaGTTGGCATACTTTAGTTTTTAAACTCGAGAGTCGAgaaacaaataatgaaaaaaacaaatctacaaccacagtacacataaaaaggtaatatattccgaactgacattggtcgccagattgtcaaaacatgacactttggcgaccaatgtcagctaccgaattcttaattgtttaaaataccgacgaaaaacgcacaaaaaccgataaaccacgcacaccactaatttttaaacaattatttaccattttccgcgatgaaacacgatgaaaatttgttattttttaatttataatatttttaaatgacattttataaattaaaacaaaaacaaatttcctgtttactgcgattgaaatataaaaattaaagtccgacctgacagattggtgcccatttttgacaaacaaattttgacaacgttcggaatatattaccttattatgtgtactgtgtctACAACTTCTGTTTCAACTCTTGAGTtgaagtcaactctcaagttcgcCAACTCTAGAGTTTTCTTCAAGTTAAgcaatagtgaaaaaaaaatggccctatGACATGAATGATTTTCTCAACTTCGAGTTGAACTCGACTTTTTTATTCTCAacttgtgattttgtttttcttcactcAAAGTTGACATTTTCAACTTTTCATTCTCAACTCTCGAGCTGATCAACTTCTAGTTTACTCAACTTGCGAAATAGAAGTTGAGATTGCAAACTTAAGATAAAAGTTTCGACTTTAATAATACTAGAATACAACTTTCATATCTGGTCTGGAGAGCCTAAAAATGCATTGGCTCTTTTTTGGGCTCTAAAGCTAATAGGTGAACATCGTAGAAATGCCTTTTGCCTCTATTGTATTACTGCTATTTTTTTGCGGAGTGCTTTAGGGAAATAGCCAGATGCATGCCTCATACCTCCCCTGAAACAGTTTTACCGTAATACCAGCAAAGTCAGTTATGCTCATCTTTATAACCTTCAGCCAAATTTTGAACGTAAACGTGAAATTAAGGGATTTTGTTATTGTCGAACTACACGAATTCGGAATTcctaacctaaaaaaaatcacttgaaTTTCAAATCCATTCCAAACAAGAAACATGTACTTCAAAGCTACATGTTGATTTTGcaatcgcctaaccagtcaagttgtaggcaagagggatgaggactttcctctttttgacgttcgttcctaaaaaatgtaaattggaacgtgattggaAACAACACTGTAACCAAGGCCTAAagagttcaaacaattttttttttgctttggaaaacttatgatatttttttagtgGGAACTAAAAGTTTTTCGGACGAAGCTTACATAATTGAGATATGCTTAAACTATTATATTATTTCATTAGTTCAAAAACGTGTGTTTCTTTTTTACCTCTGAACGTTCTGACTAATGTGTGTTTCTTTCATGTTTACAGCGTGCTTCCAATAAAATTTCCGAGCATGTTGAGTAAAAGAATGATCAAATGCAACatctttcaaaatatgaaaaatagtcGCTGCAGTTCTGaaattcaccaaatttaattaataatagtaaaatattatatttttatgattGTTACACGTGTGAAAACGTAACATATCAATTGGTTCTGAATTgtatttcacaaataaataaacatgttCAGTTCAGAGTATGTTAAGAGCATGTTGGAACTATGTTCAGAGCTTCGTGGAACGAAAAAGCCTGTttcccaaaataataaataatttgttacaATTTCACGAAAAGTAATGAAACTATGGACCTCCTTGTAATATTGATATAAATCGTTTACCTCCCACGCTGCTGCCAGCTCCCGTTCTATAAATATACCTAgtaagttttaatattttaagggTCCACCCTTGTATAGTTTATATATACAAGGGGtccacaaaaaacaaacaagcaTTCACAAAATAAATGGTACGCtaacataaaaataatgattCAGCATGCAATTGAATcttttcaaatgtaattttttttttgccaaataaTGTCTAACAATACAAGTTGACAAATTATATTGTACCTATTTGTATTGTTCTTacacttaaaaatgttttacaaaattattctaagtatctagtatttataaaatattttatcgttCTCATTGTAacattcttattaatttttttttatgtttatttacataatttttagcAACAAATATCTCGCCTTGGTCCTGATATTTGGcagaaatgcaaaaaataataaaaaaaaaaaacattttttcttgtaGTTATGTTCATTTACTTTGCTCAAACCTCAAACGAAATTGTATAATTACTGTTTCTGTACAAAACATATCGCACTCCATGTagaattatataattttaaccAGTTATTTATCCgttaaaattcaaacaaaaaatattttcgtgtCTTTCCgacacacataaaaaaaatatccttcaacAACAACACCATTTGGCTTTTCTCATTACAATCTCAATGAATTTCCTGCTTAAACCAAAAGCAAATAAACTCACTGAGCGTTAAATGAGTAAAAACCCCACAACAGCAAGTCGAGATTTTAATGGGTAAATAGTTTGTAACAATTATATAAGTCCAaggcaaacgaaaaaaaaaaaataataaaaatacatcgTTTGGGTCCTGGCTGTAGAAATGTCCATATCTATTCCTAAACAATGGAAACTggaacacaaattaaaaaaaaacaacgatttGACTTGCTCCTGCTACTTCTGCTCTCTCGTTCAccaggaaaatatataaatgtgaGCCAACAGCAGAGTATACATGTGTGCATCTTGCTTCAAATGTGTAGGGGTTTTCCAATGATTCTATTCTATCTATCATGGAGCAAAATGGGGTTTGTAGAATAGagagcaatttttttatttttaaccacACACACATTGTcttatgtttaaaatttattatgtgattatttttttttagtctaacgcgttttgtttcatttttatatatattttttgttgatattttaaaaaatatacatataattaattaattttaaatgaaagtaACAAAAGTATAGTAAACATAACTCATTCGTGTCAAAATATTGCAACATTTCAAGTTCGTCGTTTGAAAAACTGCAACATTTTGTTTCGTTATGTTTATAACTGTGTCACTCTTCAtagacaaaataattaaatttgcattttgttgATTCACAAATTAGGATCAAGTTGCAGCCCAGCATCCTGGTACTCCTCGCCCAGTCAAGGCAGCACAAGCTGCTGTTGCAACACCAAATTCGACTCCAGTTAAGGTATTGAAGCCAATTCTTAAGAAGGATCCGAAACCAGTTGTGGTGGCTGCTGTGGTGCCCGAACAAAAGCCAGTAATAGTAGCTGACATTATTTTGGAACCTCCAAAGGAAGAGAAAATGGATTTGGCAAATGCTGTTAGTACTGAATCTATTGATGGATCCGAAGAAAATGGTGGTAGCCCACGTAAGCCATTCTTTAAGAAGATCTTTGGTGGTATTCGTAAGAAGCCTTCAGGTAGGCTAttctaatagtttttgaaataaatcatcTTACCAAGATTGAAATTTATTTGTAGTACGTGCAAAGGAGAGGAAGATTCGTCAAAATCGTCATTTGCGCAAAGTTATTTTACCCAAGAATGCTCTGATGGCACTCTATGAAATTAAGGGCATTCAGATTGGCGATTTCATTATCAATAGTAACATGGAGGGTGGCTTTACAGCTTTAGTAACAGTTAACGATTGCCAATACGAAGGTGTTGGAAATTCGAAAGGCAATGCCAAAACAAATGCCTGTGAAAAAGCTTTGCGTGACTTTGTTATTAAGAAGATGATGCAAAAGCCCCGCGAAAAGTCGATTTCTGAACCAATGGATCTTGGTGAATCAAGTGaaggtaattaataaatatatttatttaagagTAAAAAGCTAtagcaaaaattttctttatatttaaaGCTACAAATGGTGACGAAGGCAATTTATCTGCTGAAGAAACTGATGATGTACCAATGGTTAATCTTGCTTCATTTGCTTTGTATAAATTGTTTACCGCTTGGGAAAATGAGGGCTTCCATGTGCCAGAATTCCACCCAGCACCACCTCAACATAGTTCCCAACAGAATCCTGAAACAGCTGCAGCAAAGAAGCCTGTTGGTCGCAATGAATTGCCACCTAACTGGGAAATTATGCATCCAGCTACACTTTTGTGCATTGtaagacaaaaaaatttaaattcttaaaaatgttgataaaactaatttcattttttatttttagatgcgCCCTCGCTTAACTTATACAGACTGTGGTAATAATGGAGATGCCGCTAATCCTGCTCAAACTGTTAAAGTTATTGTTGACGATCGAGAATTTGTCGGTGTTGGTCGATCTAAAAAGATTGCTCGTAAAAATGTTGCCATTGCTGTGTGCAACAGTCTTTTTGGTACAAATTTCCAAGTGCCAACTGAAGAGGAATGAGAAGATGATGATCATTCGAGTTTATTAGGCTTTCCTCACGTTTTAACGCAATGTTTGACAATTTTACTACAACGTATGTTAAGCGgcggaaataattttatttaattattataataattacaTATGTGCGTTAAAATGACGAattatttaatgcaaaaatttttttttctcttcaacatagtattagttattattataatattttttatttaaaaaatgattaagTTCGGAGCGTCCTTCTGTAACTGTAGTTGAATGTAAAAGAACATCttcacataataaaaaaaagcattactGCTAAacagtaaataaaaacaaacaaaa
This DNA window, taken from Episyrphus balteatus chromosome 2, idEpiBalt1.1, whole genome shotgun sequence, encodes the following:
- the LOC129910068 gene encoding uncharacterized protein LOC129910068 isoform X1 is translated as MNRARRTNQNFVQANDQVAAQHPGTPRPVKAAQAAVATPNSTPVKVLKPILKKDPKPVVVAAVVPEQKPVIVADIILEPPKEEKMDLANAVSTESIDGSEENGGSPRKPFFKKIFGGIRKKPSVRAKERKIRQNRHLRKVILPKNALMALYEIKGIQIGDFIINSNMEGGFTALVTVNDCQYEGVGNSKGNAKTNACEKALRDFVIKKMMQKPREKSISEPMDLGESSEATNGDEGNLSAEETDDVPMVNLASFALYKLFTAWENEGFHVPEFHPAPPQHSSQQNPETAAAKKPVGRNELPPNWEIMHPATLLCIMRPRLTYTDCGNNGDAANPAQTVKVIVDDREFVGVGRSKKIARKNVAIAVCNSLFGTNFQVPTEEE
- the LOC129910068 gene encoding uncharacterized protein LOC129910068 isoform X2 — encoded protein: MEQNGDQVAAQHPGTPRPVKAAQAAVATPNSTPVKVLKPILKKDPKPVVVAAVVPEQKPVIVADIILEPPKEEKMDLANAVSTESIDGSEENGGSPRKPFFKKIFGGIRKKPSVRAKERKIRQNRHLRKVILPKNALMALYEIKGIQIGDFIINSNMEGGFTALVTVNDCQYEGVGNSKGNAKTNACEKALRDFVIKKMMQKPREKSISEPMDLGESSEATNGDEGNLSAEETDDVPMVNLASFALYKLFTAWENEGFHVPEFHPAPPQHSSQQNPETAAAKKPVGRNELPPNWEIMHPATLLCIMRPRLTYTDCGNNGDAANPAQTVKVIVDDREFVGVGRSKKIARKNVAIAVCNSLFGTNFQVPTEEE